One segment of Mycolicibacterium baixiangningiae DNA contains the following:
- a CDS encoding non-ribosomal peptide synthetase → MITTNKDFVVPASAAQSRLWFLDRVGDLEPAYNMPFALRVVGDVDVAALDAALGDVVDRHESLRTVFVEVEGRPFQRVLSGTQGFSGLEIGRLAAGQALDEVLTQLARHRFDLAAQPPLLAKLVTVSATEHVLVIVVHHIASDGWSMRPLFEDLKHAYAARRCGVAPDWEPLPVQYVDYSLWQEELFRELRDPTSQLGVQAQYWEKTLAGLPAHISLPTDRPYPAVASYAGDVVAFDIDQETARNVSLLARRHGASSFMVVAAAVSVLLSRMGAGEDIALGTPVAGRTDEALNDLIGFFVNTAVLRIDLSGTPTFLEVLNNVRERSLDAFHNQDVPFEHIVELLNPVRSLAHQPIFQVMLAWNNTASATLALDGLDVTPVPIATKTARMDLVFSLADSPDQGITGALEYRTDVFDRESVQLLVERFQRVLEAVINDPLCLVGSIDVLTDDERRKVLEQWNDGGAVEAERLPLLPDMVSARAGQAPDKTAVVYGDVSLTYGQLEEASNQLARLLISQGVGPETIVGLAVPRSPEMVISMLAVLKAGGAYLPIDTSYPPDRIAFMLTDAQPLLLLTTTEVVDLLGDTNTTTLVLDDAALHDRLTGHSTTAITDHDRHTPLHPHNAAYIIYTSGSTGTPKGVVMHQCGLANLLACQSQLFPGDHIGVVAEYLSVGFDFSVQEILASVCLGGCLLIPDDDIRLDAGVLAKWLVQQRVETLFGSMSALDTVLSEYVKFDDRSMRQVIQGGELLTHSRSMNDYLASPGTLVNVYGPAETHAATAFVRTSTQPLGTKVPIGRALSGVRVYVLDSGLGPVAPGVVGELYISGLGVTRGYLGRAGLTASRFVADPFDGSGVRMYRTGDLVRWRADGQLEFVGRVDDQVKVRGFRIELGEVEAAMAAHPGVEHAVAMVREDRPGDRRLVGYVVAGEGVEVSEVRRFVAQRLPEFMVPAAVVVMDRVPLTVNGKVDRRALPVPVYSVGTSRGPQTPVEDLLCGAFCEVLGLNEVGVDDNFFDLGGNSLLATRLVARLRHTLAADLTVRTLFDHPTITQLLSASRASDPDRNLRPLIDLSRRATSNECKNRLHFVHAGDGVCWPYFELSQSLADSIEIVGIQSPALLDESYAPKSITELARDYIDLIKPSAGAPCRLVGWSFGGIVVHEMACQLERLGHRVDTPIILDTVPSVAPLPANFDPRRVIEQQWLEHLDVEELSDIDADSVLVKRAFERFGVPIEIFDNLNLALDEKSIGGVARCLRLHALLVTQHKPQVFGGDAVVVQAMRDEALNKAERWRPHVRGNVAEHQVDCNHSDLIYRQNGAIVGGLIRDLYDI, encoded by the coding sequence ATGATCACTACAAATAAGGACTTCGTTGTGCCTGCGTCGGCGGCGCAGTCTCGTTTGTGGTTTTTGGATCGTGTTGGTGATCTGGAACCGGCGTATAACATGCCGTTTGCGTTGCGTGTGGTCGGTGATGTTGATGTCGCGGCGCTGGATGCGGCTCTGGGTGACGTTGTTGATCGTCATGAGAGTTTGCGCACCGTGTTTGTTGAGGTGGAGGGTCGGCCGTTTCAGAGGGTTCTGTCGGGTACGCAAGGATTTTCAGGATTAGAGATTGGCCGGCTGGCTGCCGGGCAGGCGCTTGACGAAGTCTTGACACAGCTAGCGCGACATCGATTTGACCTGGCCGCCCAGCCTCCACTTCTCGCGAAGTTGGTGACGGTCTCGGCGACTGAGCATGTGTTGGTCATTGTGGTACACCACATCGCTAGCGACGGCTGGTCGATGCGTCCACTGTTTGAAGACCTCAAGCATGCCTATGCGGCACGCCGTTGCGGGGTTGCTCCAGATTGGGAGCCGTTGCCGGTCCAGTATGTTGACTACAGTTTGTGGCAGGAAGAACTGTTTCGCGAGCTGCGGGACCCGACTAGCCAGCTCGGCGTCCAGGCGCAGTACTGGGAGAAGACTCTTGCCGGGCTGCCGGCTCATATCTCACTACCGACTGATCGCCCGTACCCTGCCGTGGCGTCGTATGCCGGGGATGTGGTGGCCTTTGATATCGACCAGGAAACTGCCCGAAACGTGTCGCTGTTGGCCCGGCGACACGGTGCCAGCAGTTTCATGGTAGTTGCGGCCGCTGTGTCAGTGCTGCTCTCACGCATGGGTGCTGGTGAGGATATTGCGTTGGGCACTCCTGTGGCGGGTCGCACCGATGAGGCCCTCAACGATCTGATCGGGTTCTTCGTCAACACGGCGGTGTTGCGAATCGATCTCTCGGGTACTCCTACCTTCCTTGAGGTCTTGAACAACGTACGGGAACGCAGCCTTGACGCCTTCCATAATCAAGACGTTCCGTTCGAACATATTGTGGAGCTGCTCAATCCTGTTCGCTCCCTGGCTCATCAGCCAATATTCCAAGTAATGCTGGCCTGGAACAACACGGCGAGCGCGACGCTGGCGCTGGACGGTCTGGATGTGACACCCGTGCCGATCGCGACGAAGACGGCCCGTATGGACTTGGTGTTTAGTTTGGCTGACTCACCTGATCAGGGCATTACCGGAGCCCTGGAGTATCGCACGGATGTGTTCGATCGGGAGTCGGTGCAGTTGTTGGTGGAGCGTTTTCAGCGGGTGTTGGAGGCGGTGATCAATGATCCGTTGTGCTTGGTGGGTTCGATCGACGTCTTGACCGATGATGAACGTCGCAAGGTGCTGGAGCAGTGGAACGACGGTGGCGCTGTTGAGGCCGAGCGGCTGCCGTTGTTGCCCGATATGGTCAGCGCCCGTGCTGGGCAGGCGCCGGATAAGACCGCGGTGGTCTATGGGGATGTCTCACTGACTTATGGACAACTTGAGGAGGCCTCTAACCAGTTGGCTCGGTTGCTGATCTCCCAGGGCGTGGGCCCGGAGACCATCGTCGGGTTGGCCGTGCCCCGCAGCCCGGAGATGGTGATTTCGATGTTGGCCGTCCTCAAGGCCGGCGGAGCTTATCTACCCATTGACACCTCGTATCCGCCCGACCGCATCGCGTTCATGCTCACCGATGCGCAGCCACTGTTACTACTGACCACCACAGAAGTGGTCGACCTGCTCGGGGACACCAATACCACGACGCTGGTCCTCGATGACGCCGCACTGCACGACCGCCTCACCGGACACTCCACCACAGCAATCACCGACCACGACAGACACACCCCCCTCCACCCCCACAACGCCGCCTACATCATCTACACCTCCGGCTCCACCGGAACCCCCAAAGGCGTTGTGATGCACCAATGCGGATTGGCCAACTTGTTGGCATGCCAGTCGCAGCTCTTCCCTGGTGACCATATCGGGGTCGTCGCCGAGTATTTGTCAGTTGGTTTCGACTTTTCCGTCCAAGAGATCCTGGCATCTGTATGCCTCGGAGGTTGTCTTCTCATCCCCGACGACGACATCCGACTGGATGCGGGGGTTCTAGCGAAGTGGCTTGTTCAACAACGCGTCGAGACATTGTTCGGTTCGATGTCGGCGCTGGATACCGTCTTGTCCGAGTATGTGAAGTTTGACGATCGCTCGATGCGGCAGGTGATCCAAGGCGGTGAGCTACTTACACACAGCCGAAGCATGAATGATTATCTCGCATCGCCGGGCACGCTGGTAAATGTCTACGGACCGGCGGAAACGCATGCTGCAACCGCCTTCGTACGAACCAGTACCCAACCCCTCGGTACGAAGGTGCCTATTGGGCGTGCGTTGTCGGGTGTGCGTGTTTATGTGTTGGATTCTGGTTTGGGTCCGGTGGCTCCGGGTGTTGTGGGTGAGTTGTATATCTCGGGTTTGGGTGTGACGCGCGGGTATCTGGGTCGTGCGGGTTTGACGGCGAGTCGTTTTGTGGCCGATCCCTTTGATGGTTCGGGTGTGCGGATGTATCGCACCGGTGACCTGGTGCGGTGGCGTGCTGATGGCCAGTTGGAGTTTGTGGGGCGTGTTGACGATCAGGTGAAGGTACGTGGTTTCCGTATCGAGCTGGGTGAGGTCGAGGCCGCGATGGCTGCTCACCCGGGGGTTGAGCATGCGGTGGCGATGGTGCGTGAGGATCGCCCTGGTGATCGGCGCCTGGTTGGTTATGTGGTCGCCGGTGAGGGTGTTGAGGTCTCTGAGGTGCGTCGGTTTGTTGCTCAGCGGTTGCCGGAGTTTATGGTGCCGGCTGCGGTGGTGGTGATGGATCGGGTTCCGTTGACGGTCAACGGCAAGGTGGATCGTCGGGCGTTGCCGGTGCCGGTGTATTCGGTGGGTACTTCGCGTGGGCCGCAGACTCCGGTGGAGGATTTGTTGTGCGGGGCGTTCTGCGAAGTTTTGGGCCTCAATGAGGTTGGTGTGGACGACAACTTCTTCGACCTCGGCGGGAACTCCTTGCTGGCAACACGGCTGGTCGCCCGACTCAGGCACACCCTGGCCGCCGACCTCACCGTACGCACCCTCTTCGACCACCCCACCATCACCCAACTTTTGTCAGCTTCACGCGCGAGCGACCCGGATCGCAATTTGCGCCCACTGATTGACCTAAGCAGGCGGGCGACCTCGAATGAATGCAAAAATCGGTTGCACTTCGTGCATGCGGGCGACGGAGTATGCTGGCCATACTTCGAATTATCGCAGAGCCTGGCAGACTCGATCGAAATCGTCGGCATTCAATCGCCGGCGCTTTTGGATGAAAGCTACGCTCCCAAGTCCATTACCGAATTAGCGCGCGACTATATCGACCTAATTAAACCTTCCGCTGGAGCACCATGTCGACTTGTTGGTTGGTCTTTTGGCGGTATCGTCGTTCATGAAATGGCCTGCCAACTCGAAAGATTGGGCCACAGGGTTGATACGCCCATTATTTTGGATACGGTCCCCAGTGTGGCCCCGTTGCCGGCCAATTTCGATCCGCGGCGCGTGATAGAACAGCAATGGCTTGAACACCTGGATGTCGAGGAACTGTCTGACATAGATGCTGATTCAGTGCTAGTCAAGAGAGCGTTTGAACGATTTGGAGTGCCTATTGAAATTTTTGACAACCTGAACTTGGCGCTGGATGAGAAATCGATCGGCGGCGTCGCGAGATGCCTACGGCTGCATGCGCTATTGGTGACTCAGCACAAGCCACAAGTATTTGGCGGTGATGCGGTTGTAGTTCAAGCAATGCGAGATGAGGCGCTGAATAAAGCCGAGCGATGGCGGCCGCACGTACGCGGAAACGTCGCAGAACACCAAGTTGACTGCAATCATAGCGATCTTATATATCGGCAAAACGGAGCGATTGTTGGCGGGCTAATCAGGGATTTATACGATATCTAG
- a CDS encoding phosphopantetheine-binding protein encodes MVREDRPGDRRLVGYVVAGEGVEVSEVRRFVAQRLPEFMVPAAVVVMDRVPLTVNGKVDRRALPVPVYSVGTSRGPQTPVEDLLCGAFCEVLGLNEVGVDDNFFDLGGNSLLATRLVARLRHTLAADLTVRTLFDHPTITQLAPHANSGYGESASSKQRPRLRRYPREMAMEDS; translated from the coding sequence ATGGTGCGTGAGGATCGCCCTGGTGATCGGCGCCTGGTTGGTTATGTGGTCGCCGGTGAGGGTGTTGAGGTCTCTGAGGTGCGTCGGTTTGTTGCTCAGCGGTTGCCGGAGTTTATGGTGCCGGCTGCGGTGGTGGTGATGGATCGGGTTCCGTTGACGGTCAACGGCAAGGTGGATCGTCGGGCGTTGCCGGTGCCGGTGTATTCGGTGGGTACTTCGCGTGGGCCGCAGACTCCGGTGGAGGATTTGTTGTGCGGGGCGTTCTGCGAAGTTTTGGGCCTCAATGAGGTTGGTGTGGACGACAACTTCTTCGACCTCGGCGGGAACTCCTTGCTGGCAACACGGCTGGTCGCCCGACTCAGGCACACCCTGGCCGCCGACCTCACCGTACGCACCCTCTTCGACCACCCCACCATCACCCAACTCGCCCCCCACGCCAACTCTGGTTACGGGGAGTCTGCGTCGTCCAAACAGCGGCCGAGGCTTCGCCGTTACCCACGCGAGATGGCGATGGAAGACAGCTAG
- a CDS encoding AMP-binding protein, with protein sequence MSVGFDFSVQEILASVCLGGCLLIPDDDIRLDAGVLAKWLVQQRVETLFGSMSALDTVLSEYVKFDDRSMRQVIQGGELLTHSRSMNDYLASPGTLVNVYGPAETHAATAFVRTSTQPLGTKVPIGRALSGVRVYVLDSGLGPVAPGVVGELYISGLGVTRGYLGRAGLTASRLWPIPLMVRVCGCIAPVTWCGGVLMASWSLWGVLTIR encoded by the coding sequence TTGTCAGTTGGTTTCGACTTTTCCGTCCAAGAGATCCTGGCATCTGTATGCCTCGGAGGTTGTCTTCTCATCCCCGACGACGACATCCGACTGGATGCGGGGGTTCTAGCGAAGTGGCTTGTTCAACAACGCGTCGAGACATTGTTCGGTTCGATGTCGGCGCTGGATACCGTCTTGTCCGAGTATGTGAAGTTTGACGATCGCTCGATGCGGCAGGTGATCCAAGGCGGTGAGCTACTTACACACAGCCGAAGCATGAATGATTATCTCGCATCGCCGGGCACGCTGGTAAATGTCTACGGACCGGCGGAAACGCATGCTGCAACCGCCTTCGTACGAACCAGTACCCAACCCCTCGGTACGAAGGTGCCTATTGGGCGTGCGTTGTCGGGTGTGCGTGTTTATGTGTTGGATTCTGGTTTGGGTCCGGTGGCTCCGGGTGTTGTGGGTGAGTTGTATATCTCGGGTTTGGGTGTGACGCGCGGGTATCTGGGTCGTGCGGGTTTGACGGCGAGTCGTTTGTGGCCGATCCCTTTGATGGTTCGGGTGTGCGGATGTATCGCACCGGTGACCTGGTGCGGTGGCGTGCTGATGGCCAGTTGGAGTTTGTGGGGCGTGTTGACGATCAGGTGA
- a CDS encoding condensation domain-containing protein: MDLDPAITHAVLTRVPAAFNANVQEVLLAAFALALSAWRGSSRVDVNLEGHGRYEDVAEHVDLSSTVGWFTSRYPVSLECDPELFADRELKRVSAFVKRTKESLRSSPDGVNYQVLRYFDPSSGLQEMKEPNVGFNYLGRVAVDSENSEWRPVSVGGVRPFLGGMSEDVTMVNALEVNAITLDSIEGPRLSAVWNWAGTYFDEAQIAQLGRHWFEALEVLVDKVDAGASGVTPSDLVLKGVSQSLIDTLDDQGWGRIADVLPATPVQEGLIFHTDFGAVGHRDIYNVQLNLGLEGPVDAALLRKSLNVLVQRHPHLAARFRHQSDRAIQIIPATVDMPFQQVDISAEDPDTAESHLTELLAEARATQFDSSHDVLIRALLIRIAPERHLLSLVNHHLILDGWSMPVLLRELLSIYEHHGSDSALPTPIPYRRFFEWLETNVDHDASLSAWEELLTDAEPFLIAPETPDEPTEMEVLDCVLPEDLYHSARKLAADQGLTFSTCLQVAWALTLAKFTGRTDVIYGSPVSGRPADLTGHESMVGLFINTIPIRIPCPPALSVADIFAQAQATNASLLDHHHIGLTDLHRISGTHKLFDSMFVVENYPMSNDDFATTGRGFTVSTLEGHDQTHYPLTVAVLPRHDLAIRATFRTDVFDRESVQLLVERFQRVLEAVINDPLCLVGSIDVLTDDERRKVLEQWNDGGAVEAERLPLLPDMVSARAGQAPDKTAVVYGDVSLTYGQLEEASNQLARLLISQGVGPETIVGLAVPRSPEMVISMLAVLKAGGAYLPIDTSYPPDRIAFMLTDAQPLLLLTTTEVVDLLGDTNTTTLVLDDAALHDRLTGHTHHSNHRPRHRHTPLHPHNAAYIIYTSGSTGTPKGVVMHQCGLANLLACQSQLFL; the protein is encoded by the coding sequence TTGGATTTGGATCCGGCCATTACTCATGCGGTGTTGACACGTGTACCCGCGGCGTTCAATGCCAACGTCCAGGAAGTGCTCCTCGCTGCGTTCGCGTTGGCGTTGAGTGCTTGGCGCGGATCGTCGCGTGTGGATGTGAACCTCGAAGGGCACGGTCGTTACGAGGATGTCGCTGAACATGTGGACCTGTCTTCAACGGTGGGGTGGTTTACCAGTAGGTATCCGGTGTCACTCGAATGCGATCCGGAACTGTTTGCAGATCGTGAGCTGAAGAGAGTATCGGCTTTTGTGAAGCGCACGAAGGAGTCGTTGCGCAGCTCTCCAGACGGGGTCAACTACCAGGTACTACGGTACTTCGATCCATCTTCTGGGCTCCAGGAGATGAAGGAACCCAACGTCGGGTTTAACTACCTTGGGCGGGTGGCGGTCGACTCTGAGAACTCAGAGTGGAGGCCGGTCTCTGTGGGCGGTGTGCGGCCCTTCTTGGGCGGGATGTCTGAAGACGTCACGATGGTTAATGCGTTGGAAGTCAATGCGATTACGTTGGATTCGATTGAGGGTCCCCGACTGAGTGCCGTGTGGAATTGGGCGGGAACCTATTTCGATGAAGCGCAGATCGCTCAACTTGGCAGGCATTGGTTTGAAGCGCTGGAGGTCTTGGTTGACAAGGTAGATGCCGGCGCTAGTGGTGTAACGCCGTCTGACCTCGTGCTCAAGGGGGTCAGCCAGAGTCTCATCGACACCCTCGACGACCAGGGATGGGGCCGTATCGCCGATGTCCTTCCCGCCACCCCAGTCCAGGAAGGGTTGATCTTTCACACCGATTTCGGTGCTGTGGGGCACCGTGATATCTACAATGTTCAGCTCAACCTTGGCCTGGAAGGCCCCGTGGACGCAGCCTTGCTGCGCAAGTCGTTGAACGTCTTGGTTCAACGTCATCCGCACCTGGCCGCCCGGTTCAGGCACCAAAGCGATCGGGCGATCCAGATCATTCCGGCCACGGTGGACATGCCGTTCCAGCAAGTCGATATCAGCGCTGAAGACCCCGATACTGCCGAATCGCATCTGACTGAGCTGCTCGCTGAGGCCAGGGCAACTCAATTCGACAGCTCCCACGACGTTTTGATTCGTGCACTGCTGATCAGAATCGCTCCGGAGAGGCATCTGCTATCGCTGGTTAATCACCACCTCATCCTTGACGGGTGGTCGATGCCCGTCCTGTTGCGTGAGTTGCTCAGCATCTATGAACATCACGGCAGTGACTCCGCCCTGCCTACGCCCATCCCGTATCGGCGGTTCTTTGAATGGTTGGAGACCAACGTTGATCACGACGCCTCGCTCAGCGCATGGGAAGAACTGCTCACCGATGCCGAACCCTTCCTCATCGCACCCGAAACGCCCGACGAGCCGACAGAGATGGAAGTGCTCGACTGTGTACTCCCAGAAGACCTCTACCATTCCGCACGCAAGCTCGCTGCTGATCAGGGGCTAACTTTTAGCACCTGTTTGCAGGTGGCATGGGCACTGACCCTGGCGAAATTCACCGGGCGAACCGATGTCATCTACGGCAGCCCGGTATCCGGCAGGCCCGCCGACCTCACAGGCCATGAATCGATGGTCGGACTTTTCATCAACACCATCCCCATCCGGATCCCCTGCCCCCCGGCACTTTCCGTAGCGGATATTTTCGCCCAGGCCCAAGCAACCAACGCCAGCCTGCTGGACCACCACCACATCGGTCTAACCGATCTGCACCGAATTTCAGGGACACACAAGCTGTTTGACTCGATGTTCGTCGTTGAGAACTACCCCATGAGTAACGACGACTTCGCTACCACCGGCCGAGGATTCACCGTTTCCACACTGGAAGGACACGATCAAACCCACTACCCACTGACCGTGGCGGTACTACCACGCCACGACCTGGCCATCCGGGCAACCTTCCGCACGGATGTGTTCGATCGGGAGTCGGTGCAGTTGTTGGTGGAGCGTTTTCAGCGGGTGTTGGAGGCGGTGATCAATGATCCGTTGTGCTTGGTGGGTTCGATCGACGTCTTGACCGATGATGAACGTCGCAAGGTGCTGGAGCAGTGGAACGACGGTGGCGCTGTTGAGGCCGAGCGGCTGCCGTTGTTGCCCGATATGGTCAGCGCCCGTGCTGGGCAGGCGCCGGATAAGACCGCGGTGGTCTATGGGGATGTCTCACTGACTTATGGACAACTTGAGGAGGCCTCTAACCAGTTGGCTCGGTTGCTGATCTCCCAGGGCGTGGGCCCGGAGACCATCGTCGGGTTGGCCGTGCCCCGCAGCCCGGAGATGGTGATTTCGATGTTGGCCGTCCTCAAGGCCGGCGGAGCTTATCTACCCATTGACACCTCGTATCCGCCCGACCGCATCGCGTTCATGCTCACCGATGCGCAGCCACTGTTACTACTGACCACCACAGAAGTGGTCGACCTGCTCGGGGACACCAATACCACGACGCTGGTCCTCGATGACGCCGCACTGCACGACCGCCTCACCGGACACACCCACCACAGCAATCACCGACCACGACACAGACACACCCCCCTCCACCCCCACAACGCCGCCTACATCATCTACACCTCCGGCTCCACCGGAACCCCCAAAGGCGTTGTGATGCACCAATGCGGATTGGCCAACTTGTTGGCATGCCAGTCGCAGCTCTTCCTGTGA
- a CDS encoding non-ribosomal peptide synthetase — translation MITTPRSAHGKNCSPDAEPFLIAPETPDEPTEMEVLDCVLPEDLYHSARKLAADQGLTFSTCLQVAWALTLAKFTGRTDVIYGSPVSGRPADLTGHESMVGLFINTIPIRIPCPPALSVADIFAQAQATNASLLDHHHIGLTDLHRISGTHKLFDSMFVVENYPMSNDDFATTGRGFTVSTLEGHDQTHYPLTVAVLPRHDLAIRATFRTDVFDRESVQLLVERFQRVLEAVINDPLCLVGSIDVLTDDERRKVLEQWNDGGAVEAERLPLLPDMVSARAGQAPDKTAVVYGDVSLTYGQLEEASNQLARLLISQGVGPETIVGLAVPRSPEMVISMLAVLKAGGAYLPIDTSYPPDRIAFMLTDAQPLLLLTTTEVVDLLGDTNTTTLVLDDAALHDRLTGHSTTAITDHDRHTPLHPHNAAYIIYTSGSTGTPKGVTATHLGLTNLTHDQVRRLDVSRDDTVMQFGSFGFDLSVVELCTSMGGGSTLSIASDEARVGLQLSEYFRRASVSHALVAPSALTGADLTDKATPRVLFVGGEACSVAVVDEWCVGRRMVNAYGPTEATVCALMSDPLVVGGGVPIGRALSGVRVYVLDSGLGPVAPGVVGELYISGLGVTRGYLGRAGLTASRFVADPFDGSGVRMYRTGDLVRWRADGQLEFVGRVDDQVKVRGFRIELGEVEAAMAAHPGVEHAVAMVREDRPGDRRLVGYVVAGEGVEVSEVRRFVAQRLPEFMVPAAVVVMDRVPLTVNGKVDRRALPVPVYSVGTSRGPQTPVEDLLCGAFCEVLGLNEVGVDDNFFDLGGDSIASMRLVSVARSRGLVFRPQDVFRLKSVAGLSTVASGDGVLSEVPARVDDTGDFALTPIMEWARGLGGSLDDFCQAYVVGVPPNLQFDELSTILRILVERHAALRLRVVEEDGGAYGRVVSADQVVVGNCVSKVRVAAGDDVAVAVVEGFELARKALRPAQGVVFQSVWFSVEGGDDVLLLVVHHFAVDGVSWHILLRDLNLIAEAVRSGDRLPYGHGGTSFREWALCCAATWIMLGAPTIGVQFLPAYLGWSPVVIGRR, via the coding sequence TTGATCACGACGCCTCGCTCAGCGCATGGGAAGAACTGCTCACCCGATGCCGAACCCTTCCTCATCGCACCCGAAACGCCCGACGAGCCGACAGAGATGGAAGTGCTCGACTGTGTACTCCCAGAAGACCTCTACCATTCCGCACGCAAGCTCGCTGCTGATCAGGGGCTAACTTTTAGCACCTGTTTGCAGGTGGCATGGGCACTGACCCTGGCGAAATTCACCGGGCGAACCGATGTCATCTACGGCAGCCCGGTATCCGGCAGGCCCGCCGACCTCACAGGCCATGAATCGATGGTCGGACTTTTCATCAACACCATCCCCATCCGGATCCCCTGCCCCCCGGCACTTTCCGTAGCGGATATTTTCGCCCAGGCCCAAGCAACCAACGCCAGCCTGCTGGACCACCACCACATCGGTCTAACCGATCTGCACCGAATTTCAGGGACACACAAGCTGTTTGACTCGATGTTCGTCGTTGAGAACTACCCCATGAGTAACGACGACTTCGCTACCACCGGCCGAGGATTCACCGTTTCCACACTGGAAGGACACGATCAAACCCACTACCCACTGACCGTGGCGGTACTACCACGCCACGACCTGGCCATCCGGGCAACCTTCCGCACGGATGTGTTCGATCGGGAGTCGGTGCAGTTGTTGGTGGAGCGTTTTCAGCGGGTGTTGGAGGCGGTGATCAATGATCCGTTGTGCTTGGTGGGTTCGATCGACGTCTTGACCGATGATGAACGTCGCAAGGTGCTGGAGCAGTGGAACGACGGTGGCGCTGTTGAGGCCGAGCGGCTGCCGTTGTTGCCCGATATGGTCAGCGCCCGTGCTGGGCAGGCGCCGGATAAGACCGCGGTGGTCTATGGGGATGTCTCACTGACTTATGGACAACTTGAGGAGGCCTCTAACCAGTTGGCTCGGTTGCTGATCTCCCAGGGCGTGGGCCCGGAGACCATCGTCGGGTTGGCCGTGCCCCGCAGCCCGGAGATGGTGATTTCGATGTTGGCCGTCCTCAAGGCCGGCGGAGCTTATCTACCCATTGACACCTCGTATCCGCCCGACCGCATCGCGTTCATGCTCACCGATGCGCAGCCACTGTTACTACTGACCACCACAGAAGTGGTCGACCTGCTCGGGGACACCAATACCACGACGCTGGTCCTCGATGACGCCGCACTGCACGACCGCCTCACCGGACACTCCACCACAGCAATCACCGACCACGACAGACACACCCCCCTCCACCCCCACAACGCCGCCTACATCATCTACACCTCCGGCTCCACCGGAACCCCCAAAGGCGTCACCGCCACCCACCTCGGCCTAACAAACCTCACACATGATCAGGTCAGACGACTCGACGTAAGTCGTGATGACACCGTGATGCAGTTCGGATCGTTCGGGTTCGACTTGTCGGTCGTCGAACTCTGCACCTCCATGGGAGGCGGTTCCACATTGTCTATTGCATCTGATGAGGCTCGTGTAGGACTCCAACTATCTGAGTACTTCAGAAGGGCGTCGGTGTCGCATGCATTGGTCGCTCCCAGTGCACTAACCGGAGCTGACCTGACCGACAAAGCCACTCCCCGGGTTCTCTTTGTCGGTGGTGAGGCGTGTTCTGTTGCTGTGGTTGATGAGTGGTGTGTTGGTCGGCGGATGGTTAATGCGTATGGGCCGACTGAGGCGACGGTGTGCGCGTTGATGAGTGATCCGTTGGTTGTGGGTGGGGGTGTGCCTATTGGGCGTGCGTTGTCGGGTGTGCGTGTTTATGTGTTGGATTCTGGTTTGGGTCCGGTGGCTCCGGGTGTTGTGGGTGAGTTGTATATCTCGGGTTTGGGTGTGACGCGCGGGTATCTGGGTCGTGCGGGTTTGACGGCGAGTCGTTTTGTGGCCGATCCCTTTGATGGTTCGGGTGTGCGGATGTATCGCACCGGTGACCTGGTGCGGTGGCGTGCTGATGGCCAGTTGGAGTTTGTGGGGCGTGTTGACGATCAGGTGAAGGTACGTGGTTTCCGTATCGAGCTGGGTGAGGTCGAGGCCGCGATGGCTGCTCACCCGGGGGTTGAGCATGCGGTGGCGATGGTGCGTGAGGATCGCCCTGGTGATCGGCGCCTGGTTGGTTATGTGGTCGCCGGTGAGGGTGTTGAGGTCTCTGAGGTGCGTCGGTTTGTTGCTCAGCGGTTGCCGGAGTTTATGGTGCCGGCTGCGGTGGTGGTGATGGATCGGGTTCCGTTGACGGTCAACGGCAAGGTGGATCGTCGGGCGTTGCCGGTGCCGGTGTATTCGGTGGGTACTTCGCGTGGGCCGCAGACTCCGGTGGAGGATTTGTTGTGCGGGGCGTTCTGTGAAGTTTTGGGCCTCAATGAGGTTGGTGTGGACGACAACTTCTTCGACCTCGGCGGGGACAGTATTGCGTCGATGCGGTTGGTGAGTGTGGCGCGGTCGCGGGGCTTGGTGTTTAGGCCTCAAGATGTGTTTCGCTTGAAGAGCGTGGCTGGGTTGTCGACCGTGGCCTCCGGTGATGGTGTGCTCTCGGAAGTTCCTGCTCGGGTTGATGACACGGGTGATTTTGCCCTGACCCCGATTATGGAGTGGGCACGTGGTTTGGGTGGTTCGCTGGACGATTTCTGCCAAGCGTATGTGGTGGGTGTGCCGCCGAATTTGCAGTTTGATGAGTTGTCGACGATCTTGCGGATTCTGGTTGAGCGGCATGCTGCGCTGCGTCTGCGTGTCGTTGAAGAGGATGGCGGTGCCTATGGGCGGGTGGTGTCGGCTGATCAGGTGGTGGTGGGTAACTGTGTGAGCAAGGTGAGGGTTGCTGCCGGTGATGACGTGGCTGTGGCGGTTGTGGAGGGCTTTGAGCTAGCACGTAAGGCGTTGAGGCCGGCGCAGGGGGTGGTGTTCCAGAGTGTTTGGTTCAGTGTTGAGGGTGGCGACGATGTACTGCTTTTGGTGGTTCATCATTTCGCGGTAGATGGAGTGTCCTGGCACATCTTGTTGCGTGATCTGAATTTGATCGCCGAAGCGGTGCGTAGTGGCGACAGGTTGCCATACGGGCATGGGGGAACGTCGTTCCGGGAGTGGGCTCTTTGTTGCGCGGCCACGTGGATCATGCTGGGGGCGCCAACTATTGGCGTTCAGTTCTTGCCGGCGTATCTCGGTTGGAGCCCAGTGGTGATCGGTCGGCGTTGA